The Medicago truncatula cultivar Jemalong A17 chromosome 7, MtrunA17r5.0-ANR, whole genome shotgun sequence genome includes the window tggtcttaaacaagctcctagagcttggtatgacagacttagcacatttttaattgaaaatggtttttcaagaggaaaaattgataccacactttttagaaaaacacataatactgacttgcttattgttcaagtatatgtggatgacattatttttggtgctactaaaataaaaatgtgtgaagaatttttcaaccttatgcaaagtgaatttgagatgagcatgatgggtgaacttggttttttccttggtttacaaatcaaacaacattcaaatggaattttcataagtcaagaaaagtatatcaaagacattcttaagaaatataaaatgaatgaggcaaaaatcatgagcacccctatgcatccatcttcaagtttagataaggatgagagtggaaaatctatttctgaaaaagaatatagaggcatgataggttcattattatatttgactgcTAGCAGACCTGATATAGTGTTTGCAGTTGGAttatgtgctagatttcaaacatgtgcaaaagaatctcacttaactgcagttaaaagaatatttagatatctagtaggtactactgatcttggcctttggtatagaaaaggttctagttttgatcttgtagcctattgtgatgctgattatgctggagacaaagtTGAAAGGAAGAGCACAAGTGGATCCTGTCAATTCTTGGGACaagcattgattggatggtcttgcagaaagcaaaacaccattgcactctccacaactgaagctgagtatgtatctgcagctagctgctgctctcaaattttatgggtaagaaatcagctggaagattactctctaaggtacacaagtgttcctatttattgtgacaatacaagtgcaattaatctttctaagaatcctattcagcattctaggtctaaacatattgaaataaaacatcatttcattagagaccatgttcagaaaaagaatattgcattaagctttgttgatactgaaaatcaattggctgacattttcacaaaaccccttgttgaggatagattcaattttcttaaagaaaaattgttaatcatgaaaaatcccaataaaGATTGATTACTGATCACTAAGGGCCTTAAACTAAACCCCTTGATGTCATCTGATACAAATCAGATAGATCCATCTCAATCCCACactcatcagaatgttcctgagtTCAGAATGTTCCTGAGCTCAGAATGTTCATCAGGTCAGAATGTTcaaatgatcagaatgttcattgcAATATTCATATGATCAGAACATTCACAAGTTTGTTCATCTGAGTTTATCCATTCATGATGttcttgaaacttttttttcagAACCCAAATTCTGGGTCAAACAATCTCATGCGTGAGATCTTGTTTTGACTTATTCAAAAAATCCCTCCATAATCTTAAGCATTTAATGCTTGGTTATAAGAAGTCATGTTTAAGGTTTAACCACCATGTAATGGCTTAACCATCAAATCATCCCAAATCCATTCATCTTCCCAAACGGctactttttcctttctctctcctaGGCGTTGCTTTTTGACAGTTTTTCATCCTTCCCAATGCTAACTGTCATCATAtcactactattttttttctcttgcacGTTTTGTCTATATAATCAGTTACCAACTCTGATTATTTCACTTCCATCTCATTTCCTAacctctcatctctctcctcgcaaaaaattcaaactgctctgttcttcattttctgaaaaaaaatgGCTAGAACCAAAACTACCCCAAGACTTTCTGAAGAACATTGTCAACCACCACCATCCAACACCGCTGCTGATCAAACCTCTGATCAACAACTTTTGAGTGAAACCCCTGTACGCACCATTCTTCAGGACGTAATCATTCCTGCTTCTGAAAAtcccaaatcttccaaaaccagATCCTCTAAGAAACCCATCATCAAACCCAGACCAATACCTACCAGACGATCAACAAGGATGAAGAAACCTTTGAAGAAACCAAAGGTATCTCACGTGAATCTAGATTCTgacgaagaaaaagaagattcaAGTGATGATGAAGACTCTGAGGATGAAACAGAGGAAGATccagaagaagaggatgaagattCTGAACAAACTCTTTCTGACGCAATGAAATCAGTAAAAGCTTCCTCAAAAAGGGATAAGGAACTTACAAAGAAAATACTTCAAAGGAGGAAGGAGATTGCTGCTGAAGCTATGCCCTTATCTGAGGAAAAGACCtctaaagatgaagaagaaagtgaagagGAAGAATCTGAAGAAAAggctgaaaaagaagaagagaaaggctCTTCTAAGAAGCATGGGAAAGGTAAAGATATTACCAAACTTGCTGCTACCTTAAAAGCATCTAGGGCTGAGAAAATTGCTCTCAGACCTATGAGCAGAACCAAGTATTTCAACCTTGAAAGTCTGGAAACCAAGGCATGGAATATGAAGGAGTTCACTGAACCTCAAGGATGGACCAACTTCATAACTCTTCAAGAACACACCTATGAAGACTTGGTCAGAGAGTTCTACACCAACCTATCAGTTCAGgaaaagaagaatggaaatgagAAGTTTCTCATATCATCAGTCAAAGGTGTAAAGATCAAGATGACTCAGGAATTTGTCTCTGAAGCATTCAAAATTCCAAATGAAGGTAATCAGCTATACTCTAGCTTCTGGTTTGATGAGTCTAGAGTTAACCGTAACAAACTCATAGTTAAATACACCAAAGAAAATCACACCTTTAACTCCATAAACCTGGAAGATACTCCCAAAATTCTTCACAACATGATTAGGCATTGCCTTTTACCTAGATGTGGATCTTTTGAACTTGTCTCTGACATAGATCTTTGTTTCATCTACCATCTCATGAAAAAGATTAAGTTAAATCTGTGTTTTATCATTATTCAACACATGATTGATTCATGCCTAGCCATAAAACAAACATCTGCTGGACTACCCTATGGAATGCATCTCACTTCCATTTTTCAAAAGGCAAAAGTGCCCCTTGAAGGAGAGAAACGCAAGCTGGATTTTATGACcttttcttccaagaccttaggTCAACTCCATATTACTTCATCCAACATGCCAGCCTCCAAAACTTCTGGACCCTCTGGATCTGGTAAAAGAAAttctgatcagaatgttcagaaagCTGTGAAGAAAAGAAGGGTTGAAGAGATTACAGATACCAAAACTCCCTCTCCACCAGCAGAAAATTTGTTCTCTGAAGTCTCCAAGCTTGCAAAGGAGATTGTTGAAGAAGGAAGCTCGCAGTTCAAAACCTTGATTGGAGAAGATGATGCTCAGAAGGTTGATGATGCATCTCTTCAAAAAGAAGCTGAGAAAGTCAATCAAGCTGAGGAAAGTGAAGAAATCCCTCAAGATGCTGCTTCCAATCCTAATGATCaaagagttgaagaaaatactGAGTTTGGTACTCAGAATGTTGATGAAGAAACTCAGGAAGTGGCTGAGCTCTTAGCTTCAAATATgaacattgaagaagaagctcaAGATGTGGAGTTCTCAACTAGATTTGATCTCAATATTGAAGATATCAACATTGACTTCAATAGTGAGTTGTTTCAAGATGGACAAGAAACAACTCAGCAAGCTCCAAAAGGTCAGAATGTTGAAATTCCTGCTGTTCAGAATGTTGAAACTTCTGTTGGTCAGAATGTTGCAGTGTCTAAAGCCcagaatgatgaagatattcATGTCATGGCTGATCGAGACAATCAAGAGCTTGATGATCAGCATGCCTCAAATGAACTTCCTCCAGATGGCCAGCTGTCAGTTGATCCCATGCCTTTGGCATCAGGATCTCTGCCCTCTGAGGAGGTACAGCTCATGGCCCAAAATGGTCAGAATGTTAACCCATCATCCTCCACCATGGATTCTGTTGCAGGTGCTACCAACTTCTTGGTCTCTGACCTCCCTACTCCACCTTTCATTCCTTCATCCACTCCACCATCACAACAAATGAAGACCACCACAAGAAGCAAACTTCCAAATATGGCTGCTTTATTTGACTCTCTCAACACCTTTGTGTCTGCAAACAGAGAGCAAGCTGAAGCCTCTGGTCCTGCTGAACCTGCTAAGCCTTCAAGAGCAGAGAAGATAGCCTCAAGGGCACTTAGAGTCTCCACCAAGACCCACAAAATTGCTTGTGTGCTGGCTGACTGGACTGTCAAAGTCCATGCTCCTGGTTTGGCCATTCCACCTCCAGTATTTGATGACCCCTCCATCTTTGAAGCAGAACCCTCTTCTGATTCTGGAGACTCCACTCCATGAATCTTTTCAGAAATCCTCCCtatcctttttgcagatgacaaaagggggagaagctttaggattcaaagtctttaagtttttttttcgttATAGGCCCTAAGTAGGTCTAGGTGATCAATTGATATTGGAATTTATAAATTCCATCTTTTGCTTTTCTTGATCACATgcactttgattttcttttttgtttttgaaccatcTTTTCATGTAATgtacttcatgttatatcaaatgaatgaatattgaatttggttcagtcttgcatatttttactttatgcaaaagattatgaaattgagggggagcttttttaaagttcttaaaaactctgcataatggattataaaaatgagggggagcattaaaataaattttttagctctgttatataatcaaaatccttaatcctaaatcataagtttatcatcttcaaaaagggggagattgttgaggcaaaatccctaattaattttaaagataataaacaaatatgattaaagaattaatggactttgattaattccttggtatttaacttgtgctcttgagtgttttactaagacaggaacaaggtttgaatcataccaagaatcaagaaatcaaaggacatttgaattcatgatctaacactaaggtcagaaagttagatcagaatgttgctcgaagatcagaatgttcagaagcaaccaagttcagaagcaacctaattcagaaggttgttcagaagcaaccagttcagaagcaaccaagttcagaagcaacctaattcagaaggttgttcagaagcaaccaagttcagaagcaacctagttcagaaggttgttcagaagcaaccagttcagaagcaacctagttcagaaggttgttcagaagcaacctagttcagaaggttgttcagaagcaacctagttcagaaggttgttcttatacaagccaagaatctcaagaactgtgatcaaggtcatgcaaggcacatgtgacatgaatatatgtccaggaaagtacatttgcatggatcaatcaagcaataaaggcatatacaagagttatgtcaaagaaggcattcaatgttcatttaagactatgaacattgatgtactaggaatatttcacaaaggaatatcatcctagatgttatcatcactgctcttcattattgtttcactattaggatttgattacatcaaatgatagtcttacaaatcatcctaagtgaaacagatggaacattctgatgatcagaatgttcaagctcagctcatgcttactttatgaacagtatagtaggtgaaaagcaaaaagcaaaagcaaagcaaatctgtcatcttcaacaagagatagacacgtctgagagttggtactgaacaaggacaacacaatctctcaaagcatgggcatgaagatgcagaatcccactaaatcctcctgcaccggttccaagacaaaatctgggaaaggaacattctgatgtatgaagaaaagtccatacattggttattgtccagaaattcatatgaaaagcatatgcatagcccagaacttcatgtgttcattcatacatgatgaacccagatgaagaacgtgatgaacccagatgaagatcatcatgaacacaacaacattctgatgttcatcagagatcagaatgtttgcccagaatttcaagttaaagcttgtgggacccaggacacatggcataacaccattggacaccctacaacggctatatgagcccaaagactctataaatagagggcttggccttagcaaaacttgcaccattgcaaagcatacaagaaaacaactctgattttgtttgaagcttttgcaaactgaaattgatcaatctctaagtctttcatcaacttagtgcaaatcaatactcttgttatctgtaggataacctcttcttcttcttttactGTTTGTTTCacaaacacccaacttccatacaaattgtaacaaagtctcatctagcttttagaggtcctaaagtgttaggttgagcaaaggttgtaaaagtctaagtggttaacttagcaagaaggtgcaagcctgctgaggcttagagaatacaggattgtaattgttcaggtgaacaagattgtaaggtgcaggacttgagaggttatctcaagcatcttagtggaaactctcacaggattgtggggagtggactagcccacattgggtgaaccactataactctttgtgtgttctttctttcttctctatactcttttatttacagtatacacaacacacacttacacttatactttattaaacaattttgtttatgaacttcagaacattctgaagtcagaaagttaacataattccaagtaaacaacttgagaatcatttttaagtttcaggataatttttaaagggtcacaattcaaacccccccttccttgtgactattttatctacttcattATTAAATTCAAAACAATGGGAAATGAATATATGTAGCAGATGAAACTAAACTCTCACACGACATATTAATGTTTAAAGCCCAGTTAATAAAGACAATGTATAATACATGCAAGATTCATGATTCGAACTCTGGACAccactaaaataataaaaataatgtttgaaGCCCAGTTGTGAGAGCTACCTATGACCATATTCGAAGTCTTGCATGTCTTGAAGAAAGAAATacgagaaataaaataaaaaaagtttttagtaTTTATTGTCGTGTACAAGTTGTTAAATCCTCTCAAAGGAAATGTACTATTTGTTAAACATTAGTTTTTGCTATCGAGAGGGGAAGGGAAGTGATGTGtttggaaaaaaggaatgaGCAAATAGAAGAAATAAATGATATTGAAAGGGGGAAGGATTTGAggggtttatttttcttcataatataaaaCCTCCTCATttagaaaactaaaaaattgtattgaataATGATTTCAAAGGGTTTACATAAATTCTTCAAGttatctatgttgttataatattcttaaaattaaaaaatatattaaccataaacattaatttatcattctctaaaacattactctctaaaaaaatgtgaattttttccttcaaatttctcttatatttcCAATCCTTCAAAGCTCTCCCTTTCTATTCCTTTCAAACTTCCAAACAAAACCTCACTGAATTGAATTACTAGTATAGTAGTGGAAAGATTGAACAAGACCAAATACAAGACTTCATCAATTTTCATCACACTTTCTTGCCAATCATTGCTCTCCCTTTTATAAAAGGTTAAAAAACAAATTCTTTAATAGCATTATTCCTTAATTGTTGGATTAAATTGAcacgtttttatttttatttttatttttacaattttaatgaCCCTACTTTGATTTCATAACTTTTCTTCAATTAGGGTAATAACaggaatttcttttttttgattGAATAACAGGAATTTCTAGTTCACTAGAATGAAcacatattttgaaaaatatatagaaaatgtTTCATAAAGTAACACGCCTAAAGTTTCAACAAATAACGTGGTGCGACGAAATACTTAAAGCAACAAGTGTAAGTAACTACAAAATGCCGCATGTAATATAGATTGCAGCAAAAGACGATTTAAGGAAGCTCATAGtgaagagttgcttgagaatTGAGTTGATAAGATCAATACTTCttgataaaatcataaatgtgATTACTGACTTCCTCAGCAGCTTCTTGGTTGTTGTAGTGAACctagaggtgtcaaatgggccgGGCCGGCCCAGCCCGGCTCTGGCCCAAGAGACCCGACTATAGAAATGGGCCAGCCCAGCCCGGCTCATTTATGATTGGGCCTTGAATTCTAGAGCCCGACCCGGGTGGGccatgggccagcccggcctgtttatgttttttatttattttaaatttattcacttttttttatgtattttcttatatattagttactcatcattatttttttgctaaaatatgattgaatggacataaaaatataaataatttttacattaacattgaataataattaaactctagattattctttcaattaaatcaaattaataatttataaactttaaaattttaaaaccgtaagctaaattcatccatatttattaagtttatttatttaaatatttttttgttaataaattttaaattagttgataattttttttaaaaatatgttgttttttaacaaaaataaaataaaatatgggcCGGCACAAAGCCCGATTGACCAGCCCGGCCCGATCCAACTTTTGTATGGCCCAAATGGGCTTGGATCGAAAAATCCCGAGTGCattttttggttagttttttagGCCTGGCCCGGCCTAAAAATATGGGtcaatgggccggcccatttttgacagctctaagtGAACCACACCTTCCTCTATAACCTTAAATATATGCTCTATTTACCATCAACTCTATTTATCTCATTTAGGATTTTGGATGAATGacatgtgaaaaaaaaaaagtttcaatggttgagattaaaaataaccaaaacattattatttttaattaaaaaacaaaagaaagatgtAACACGcgcttctctctcttcttctcttcctcAATCGTAAACCAGTCTTCCTCAATCGCTCACCGCCATGCCTTCCGCTGTCGCCGCCGCCATGCCTCCCGGCGATGCCGTCGATCAAACACAGCATCTCTTCTCTCCCTCTCACCTCTTCACCGACTATCAGATGGAGATTCAACAATTTGCATCCTGACTTTGTGAATAGGATTCAAAACGCAAAAATTGAGTTTGAGTCAATTTAGTGATTGGTTGGAGAACGTTCAAGGCATGAGATTTCACAGAGATAATTCTGTCATATAGTTTTGATAATTTAAATGATGATAAAATTCATCTCTTGATCATGATAAAATTCTGCTCTTGAAACAATTTAAATGACAAATCTTTGATTTGACCCCTGAGAATGCATTACTAATACCtgcattgtttttaaaattgtaagaAATGGTGATGTATCGATCAAACACAACAATAGTTCAATGAAACCTTAGTCTCAGATCATgaacttatttattttggaaagagaaactattattttttatgccAAATATCATGAACTTTTAAAAGACTCATTGTAGCAGAAAACTCACAAAAGAAACATTGCAAATGAGAAATCACACACCAATACTAATCCATGAACTGATCTATCCTAAATGAGAATCAGTACGAATTCATCAAATTTTAGTTATGAATAACTATTGGAAATCATGTAAATTGTGCTCACATGTTTTTTAGTCTTATCAAACTTGATCAGAACTCAAAAACAGTAACACTATACTACTACCTTTTTCTTGCGAGCAAAGTCTTAACAACAAAATCCATAATAAATTCAATAAGGCGATCTCtccttaatcattttttttttttgaaaatttatcaaTATAAAACTCTAGCACAATTATCTAGCAGATGAGCCATGTCGTAGATCCATCATTATTGAAAGTTTGCAAATACAATGTCATACAGTGCCAATCTCAAAAACAcattaaacttgaaaattaagaCTTATAGATCCAAATACAATATCACTTTTTTCATTACATGCTCAAAGATAATTACACCTTCACTGAACTTGAAAAAGTACAGTAATGCGgtatatattttaatctttcaaACTTGCTACATAGAATATAACAGTGCAGGCACCTAAACACTCATGCTCAATTTGTGATGCTTGTGCCTCAAATATGTGTCGATGGGAGCGAATCATATGAACATACTCAGGTGGAAGAAGAAGGTGGTTATGTTGAGCTTCAAAGTCAACAAACTTATATTTCCCTATCTTTCGATCAAGTGAAATAATCATACGCGTTGTGCATCCTGTTCTGGTTTCTGCTCTAGACTCCGCCGTCGGTTGACGTCTTTTGTCAACAACTTGCGTACCCTCTTTGAAGCATGTGAATCTTCTCGAAGTCAAAACTCCATCTATTCTGCTTTTATTTCCATATTCTCAACGAATACCAAATCCAATTCTTTTACTGTAATCATTATCAAATTCATATGCCGCCGTCTCAGATTCAAACTTCATTCCCAAGTGAGGTCCACTATTGGCAATACCTTCTTTTTCGTGATGAACATTTTTTTCATGGATATTGTTCACCCATTTATCAACAGAATCTGGAATTGATGATGAATCCATGTTTTCTGAGAAAGTACGTACATATATAGCCTTGGTGTCAGAGATTGTGATGAGCAATGAAAATAGTAGGAATAGCAGAAATAGCAATAGTGCAAAAGCAAAAGTGCAGAAGAATAGCAGAATGGCAGCGATGCAAAAGTGCAGAAGCTTTTTTTATTCAGAAAGTCGGATAATATATTACTGCATCTTCTAGTGTCTTCAAAATGTAGCAAATCTATGTTTAAAACAGATtgataaaattcaaattcatctACGTTTAGGCTTCCTAATCCTCTTTACCAAATTTGTGcttaaaaatacaaatcaaatttCAGCCTAAATGTCTCTAAACTGATAACAAATTTCATATGTAAGCCCAAATGTCAACTATCTTTTTCTGCATAATTATGCAGCAAGTAAGCACTGAAATTTCATATGTAAGCCTTAATAACAAACTTCAT containing:
- the LOC112416747 gene encoding uncharacterized protein, whose protein sequence is MARTKTTPRLSEEHCQPPPSNTAADQTSDQQLLSETPVRTILQDVIIPASENPKSSKTRSSKKPIIKPRPIPTRRSTRMKKPLKKPKVSHVNLDSDEEKEDSSDDEDSEDETEEDPEEEDEDSEQTLSDAMKSVKASSKRDKELTKKILQRRKEIAAEAMPLSEEKTSKDEEESEEEESEEKAEKEEEKGSSKKHGKGKDITKLAATLKASRAEKIALRPMSRTKYFNLESLETKAWNMKEFTEPQGWTNFITLQEHTYEDLVREFYTNLSVQEKKNGNEKFLISSVKGVKIKMTQEFVSEAFKIPNEGNQLYSSFWFDESRVNRNKLIVKYTKENHTFNSINLEDTPKILHNMIRHCLLPRCGSFELVSDIDLCFIYHLMKKIKLNLCFIIIQHMIDSCLAIKQTSAGLPYGMHLTSIFQKAKVPLEGEKRKLDFMTFSSKTLGQLHITSSNMPASKTSGPSGSGKRNSDQNVQKAVKKRRVEEITDTKTPSPPAENLFSEVSKLAKEIVEEGSSQFKTLIGEDDAQKVDDASLQKEAEKVNQAEESEEIPQDAASNPNDQRVEENTEFGTQNVDEETQEVAELLASNMNIEEEAQDVEFSTRFDLNIEDINIDFNSELFQDGQETTQQAPKGQNVEIPAVQNVETSVGQNVAVSKAQNDEDIHVMADRDNQELDDQHASNELPPDGQLSVDPMPLASGSLPSEEVQLMAQNGQNVNPSSSTMDSVAGATNFLVSDLPTPPFIPSSTPPSQQMKTTTRSKLPNMAALFDSLNTFVSANREQAEASGPAEPAKPSRAEKIASRALRVSTKTHKIACVLADWTVKVHAPGLAIPPPVFDDPSIFEAEPSSDSGDSTP